A genomic region of Acidobacteriota bacterium contains the following coding sequences:
- the rplS gene encoding 50S ribosomal protein L19, with the protein MNAIETIETPQLTERPAMRPGDTVRVHVKVREGDKERIQVFEGIVIGMHRGGARASFTVRKVSFGQGVERIFPLHSPIIDRVEVIRSAKVRRAKLYFLRGLRGKAARMKEQRRPA; encoded by the coding sequence ATGAACGCCATCGAGACGATTGAAACGCCGCAGCTGACCGAGCGCCCGGCGATGCGGCCGGGAGACACGGTCCGGGTGCACGTGAAGGTGCGCGAGGGCGACAAGGAGCGCATCCAGGTGTTCGAGGGCATCGTGATCGGGATGCACCGGGGCGGCGCGCGGGCGTCGTTCACCGTCCGGAAGGTGTCGTTCGGCCAGGGAGTCGAGCGGATTTTCCCGCTCCACTCGCCGATCATCGATCGCGTCGAGGTCATCCGCAGCGCCAAGGTGCGTCGCGCGAAGCTCTACTTCCTGCGCGGCCTGCGTGGCAAGGCGGCGCGCATGAAGGAACAGCGTCGGCCCGCCTAG
- the rimM gene encoding ribosome maturation factor RimM, with protein sequence MTPPWDDLLVVGRIARPHGLRGQVVIDPETDFPEERFAPGGVVFIAAPGAARPLEIETVRFQKGRPIVAFAGVGTIDAAEALGRGEVRAPAKPREARPPGTHYHHELQGCRVVQRGGGVVGEVRRVERTGAADLLIVDANGREVLVPFVPEMCVEVDAEARVIVVELPDGLLELNG encoded by the coding sequence ATGACACCCCCCTGGGACGACCTGCTCGTGGTCGGGCGTATCGCCCGGCCGCACGGGTTGCGCGGCCAGGTGGTGATCGACCCCGAGACCGACTTCCCGGAGGAGCGCTTCGCGCCGGGCGGGGTGGTGTTCATCGCGGCGCCGGGCGCCGCCCGGCCGCTGGAGATCGAGACGGTCCGGTTCCAGAAGGGCCGGCCCATCGTGGCGTTCGCCGGCGTCGGGACGATTGACGCGGCCGAGGCCCTCGGGCGGGGTGAGGTCCGGGCCCCGGCGAAACCGCGCGAGGCCCGCCCTCCGGGAACGCACTACCACCACGAGCTGCAGGGGTGCCGGGTGGTGCAGCGCGGCGGCGGGGTGGTCGGGGAGGTCAGGCGGGTGGAGCGGACCGGCGCGGCCGATCTGCTGATCGTCGACGCGAACGGTCGCGAGGTGCTCGTGCCGTTCGTCCCGGAGATGTGCGTCGAGGTCGACGCCGAGGCGCGGGTCATCGTCGTGGAGCTTCCCGATGGGCTGCTCGAGTTGAACGGGTGA
- a CDS encoding tetratricopeptide repeat protein, which produces MGTDRDERVRKAETFARQGRLEDAIAEYERLLGATSGDLASENALGDLLVRVGRTEQAVTCFMRVGDHHLREGFFAKAAGFYKKVLKVDREHEPALLSLAEASQQMGLLVDARQALGQVALRRRRRGDVRGADEMRLRVAELDPKDIAARLEAARALARAGQPGATARFRAIATDLEAQGRPTDALEVWGEMLVFDPGDCEARVHLVRAALDASDLEAATAWLPSADLTASTELLALAVEVEIRRGDSARLAPQVERWLQGGPDAALAAGARARALMASGEAGPSWVLVEALARRQGAEADAGVVGLLSAFAARWPDHVPAWLLLVDLAVGSGQGDDLTRAQVGLARAYVACGQLEQARAVAEDLAARDPDDLAHRERLAEVLAQLGEPLPDVKTGPDWPDPDAEGLDASAAAGGPWPGADEVMVDTDALDLAWLLGEVAEGRPGRVLTEVDLTPLLDALTEGAPAEALGEHALAALAPAAGDASAHAATEAEPTIEGVFTRLREEAVPTRHEPGGPQLALGRTYRAAGMLTEAATAFERAARDPDCRFDACLALAEVHEARGEIDSAVAWYERALEGPDGAVEPRLTTLYRLAEVLEGAGERVRALAVWQEIQALAPGYRDVAHRVAQATEGGAAFTP; this is translated from the coding sequence TTGGGGACCGATCGCGACGAGCGAGTGCGAAAGGCCGAGACATTCGCACGGCAGGGCCGTCTCGAGGACGCCATCGCCGAGTACGAGCGCCTGCTCGGCGCGACCTCGGGCGACCTGGCGAGCGAGAACGCCCTCGGCGATCTGCTCGTCCGCGTCGGGAGGACCGAACAGGCCGTCACGTGTTTCATGCGCGTCGGCGACCACCACCTGCGCGAGGGGTTCTTCGCCAAGGCCGCGGGCTTCTACAAGAAGGTGTTGAAGGTCGACCGCGAGCACGAGCCCGCGCTGCTGAGCCTCGCCGAGGCCTCGCAGCAGATGGGCCTGCTCGTCGACGCTCGGCAGGCGCTCGGCCAGGTGGCGCTCCGGCGCCGGCGCCGCGGCGACGTTCGGGGCGCCGACGAAATGCGACTCCGGGTGGCCGAACTCGATCCGAAGGACATCGCCGCGCGCCTCGAGGCGGCGCGCGCGCTGGCCAGGGCTGGCCAGCCGGGAGCGACGGCCCGCTTCCGCGCCATCGCGACCGACCTCGAGGCGCAGGGCCGGCCGACCGATGCGCTCGAGGTCTGGGGTGAGATGCTCGTGTTCGACCCGGGCGACTGCGAGGCGCGCGTACACCTCGTCCGAGCCGCCCTCGATGCCTCCGACCTCGAGGCCGCGACCGCCTGGCTGCCATCCGCCGACCTCACGGCTTCGACCGAGCTCCTCGCCCTGGCGGTGGAAGTCGAGATCAGGCGGGGCGACAGCGCCCGCCTTGCGCCCCAGGTCGAACGCTGGCTGCAAGGCGGGCCGGACGCGGCGCTGGCGGCCGGCGCGCGGGCGCGTGCGCTGATGGCGTCCGGCGAGGCCGGTCCGTCGTGGGTGCTCGTCGAGGCGCTTGCACGGCGACAGGGGGCCGAGGCCGACGCCGGCGTCGTGGGCCTCCTGTCGGCGTTCGCCGCACGCTGGCCCGACCATGTTCCCGCGTGGCTCCTGCTGGTCGACCTCGCGGTCGGCAGCGGGCAAGGCGACGATCTCACCCGGGCGCAGGTCGGGCTGGCGCGGGCCTATGTCGCGTGCGGCCAACTCGAGCAGGCAAGGGCGGTCGCCGAAGACCTCGCGGCGCGAGATCCCGACGATCTGGCGCACCGCGAACGGTTGGCCGAGGTGCTCGCGCAGCTCGGCGAGCCCCTTCCCGACGTGAAGACAGGGCCCGACTGGCCCGATCCCGATGCTGAGGGCCTCGACGCGTCGGCGGCGGCTGGTGGCCCGTGGCCGGGCGCCGACGAGGTGATGGTCGACACGGATGCGCTCGACCTCGCCTGGCTGCTCGGGGAGGTGGCCGAGGGACGGCCCGGCCGGGTGCTGACCGAGGTCGATCTCACGCCGTTGCTCGATGCCCTCACGGAGGGGGCACCGGCCGAGGCGCTGGGCGAACACGCGCTGGCCGCGCTCGCCCCGGCGGCCGGCGACGCGTCGGCTCACGCCGCGACGGAGGCCGAGCCCACGATTGAAGGGGTGTTCACCAGGCTTCGCGAGGAGGCCGTGCCGACGCGGCACGAACCAGGCGGACCGCAGTTGGCGCTCGGACGCACGTACCGGGCGGCGGGCATGCTCACGGAGGCGGCCACGGCGTTCGAGCGAGCCGCACGCGATCCCGACTGCCGCTTCGACGCCTGTCTCGCGTTGGCCGAGGTGCACGAAGCCAGGGGAGAGATTGACTCGGCGGTCGCCTGGTACGAGCGGGCGCTCGAGGGACCCGACGGCGCCGTCGAGCCCCGGCTGACCACGCTCTATCGCCTCGCCGAAGTGCTCGAGGGGGCGGGCGAACGCGTCCGGGCGCTGGCTGTCTGGCAGGAGATCCAGGCCCTGGCGCCGGGCTACCGTGACGTGGCGCACCGCGTCGCCCAGGCCACGGAGGGAGGTGCCGCATTCACCCCCTGA
- the ftsY gene encoding signal recognition particle-docking protein FtsY, which translates to MGLLGRLRDSLSRTKQTIVDRFEDLVRRADEPVGPDGRLAEDTLESLEELLITADVGVSAAERIVKTVGERARRGADLRALVKQEILSILEDAGGPAANGHRPRVVMVVGVNGTGKTTTVGKLANLLRAQGQEPVICAADTFRAAAVEQLEVWAKRAGVDFVRARAGADPAAVVFDAVKSGKARGRDVVIIDTAGRLHTRVNLMQELEKIRRVASKEVEGAPHEVLLVLDATVGQNGVTQAREFMGVAGVNGIVLTKLDGTAKGGVAVAIAHDLRLPIRYVGVGEGIDDLVPFSPLEYVEALFESSW; encoded by the coding sequence ATGGGATTGCTGGGCCGTCTTCGCGACAGCCTCTCTCGCACGAAACAGACCATCGTCGATCGGTTCGAGGATCTCGTTCGCCGCGCCGACGAGCCCGTCGGCCCGGACGGGCGGCTGGCCGAGGATACGCTCGAGTCGCTCGAGGAACTGCTGATCACGGCCGACGTCGGCGTCAGCGCGGCCGAACGCATCGTGAAGACGGTGGGGGAGCGGGCTCGGCGCGGGGCCGACCTTCGAGCGCTCGTCAAGCAGGAGATTCTGTCGATCCTGGAAGATGCCGGCGGGCCGGCCGCCAACGGCCACCGGCCGCGCGTCGTGATGGTGGTCGGCGTCAACGGGACCGGCAAGACGACGACGGTCGGGAAGCTTGCCAACCTGCTGCGGGCGCAGGGCCAGGAGCCCGTCATCTGCGCGGCCGACACGTTCAGGGCCGCGGCTGTCGAGCAGCTCGAGGTGTGGGCGAAGCGCGCCGGCGTCGATTTCGTCCGGGCGCGGGCCGGCGCGGATCCGGCGGCGGTGGTGTTCGACGCGGTGAAGTCGGGTAAGGCGCGTGGCCGCGACGTGGTGATCATCGACACGGCCGGGCGTCTGCACACGCGCGTGAACCTGATGCAGGAGCTCGAGAAGATTCGCCGCGTCGCGTCGAAGGAGGTCGAGGGCGCGCCGCACGAGGTGTTGCTCGTGCTCGACGCCACCGTCGGCCAGAACGGCGTGACGCAGGCCCGCGAGTTCATGGGCGTGGCCGGCGTCAACGGCATCGTGCTCACCAAGCTCGATGGCACGGCCAAGGGCGGAGTCGCCGTGGCGATCGCGCACGACCTGCGCCTGCCCATCCGCTACGTGGGCGTGGGAGAGGGGATCGACGACCTCGTGCCGTTCTCGCCGCTCGAGTACGTCGAGGCGCTGTTCGAGTCGTCCTGGTGA
- a CDS encoding ribonuclease HII produces the protein MSRPRATRLIENACRRFGFARIAGVDEVGRGCLAGPVLAAAVVLDPRRRIRGLRDSKQLSAAAREARYAEIAARAAAWSTAAAEPAEIDEVNIHRASLRAMQTAVLTLEPLPDLVLVDGFVIPGLPMPQRALVGGDARCASIAAASIVAKVARDRLMVQLHDADPRYGFDRHKGYGTADHLEALARHGYSTAHRRTFRPPSLFDVFDTIE, from the coding sequence ATGTCACGGCCTCGTGCGACCCGCCTCATCGAGAACGCCTGCCGGCGATTCGGGTTCGCCCGCATCGCCGGCGTCGACGAAGTCGGGCGAGGGTGCCTCGCCGGGCCGGTGCTCGCCGCGGCCGTCGTGCTCGATCCCCGGCGGCGTATCCGGGGCCTGCGCGACTCGAAGCAGCTCTCGGCCGCCGCGCGCGAGGCGCGATACGCCGAGATCGCGGCGCGGGCGGCGGCCTGGAGCACCGCAGCGGCCGAACCCGCGGAGATCGACGAGGTCAACATCCATCGCGCGTCGCTCCGTGCCATGCAGACGGCCGTCCTGACGCTCGAGCCGCTTCCCGACCTCGTGCTCGTCGACGGCTTCGTCATTCCCGGGCTGCCGATGCCCCAGCGGGCCCTCGTCGGAGGCGATGCCCGGTGCGCGTCGATCGCCGCTGCCTCGATCGTCGCCAAGGTGGCCCGCGACCGGCTGATGGTCCAGCTCCACGACGCCGACCCGCGGTACGGCTTCGACCGTCACAAGGGATACGGCACGGCCGATCACCTCGAGGCACTCGCACGGCACGGGTACTCGACGGCCCATCGCCGGACGTTCCGGCCCCCGTCGCTGTTCGACGTGTTTGATACCATCGAGTGA
- a CDS encoding KH domain-containing protein yields MVALVEVVARALADEPDAVSVTQSEHRGTTVVELFMAPGDLGRVIGRQGRTASALRTLVVAAAERDGRRVQLEFRDGPAER; encoded by the coding sequence CTGGTGGCGCTCGTCGAGGTCGTCGCTCGCGCCCTGGCCGACGAACCCGACGCCGTGTCCGTGACCCAGAGTGAGCACCGGGGCACCACGGTCGTCGAGCTGTTCATGGCGCCGGGTGACCTCGGTCGCGTGATCGGCCGGCAGGGCCGCACGGCGTCGGCGCTGCGCACGCTCGTCGTGGCGGCGGCCGAACGCGACGGGCGGCGGGTGCAGCTCGAGTTCCGTGACGGCCCCGCCGAGCGGTGA
- a CDS encoding riboflavin synthase, producing MFTGLIESVGRVRAVESMPGGVRIAVETPLSAALDRGASVAHNGVCLTVVDVDAGAIVTEVSPETLRVTSLGALVPGAPVNLERPVRPDGHMGGHFVQGHVDATGEIAAIVDEGEFWRFTFTFPAHLAPLFIPKGSIAVDGISLTVASLGEGVFDVQIIPHTWQQTNLHASRVGDRVNLECDMLGKYVVRVAELMWKEQGPAAR from the coding sequence ATGTTCACGGGATTGATTGAGTCGGTGGGGCGCGTGCGCGCGGTCGAGTCGATGCCGGGCGGCGTCAGAATCGCGGTCGAGACGCCGCTCTCGGCCGCGCTCGACAGGGGGGCGAGCGTCGCGCACAACGGCGTGTGTCTGACCGTCGTCGACGTCGATGCCGGGGCGATCGTCACGGAGGTCTCGCCCGAGACGCTTCGCGTGACGTCGCTCGGCGCGCTCGTGCCGGGGGCGCCGGTGAACCTCGAGCGGCCGGTCCGTCCCGACGGTCACATGGGGGGGCACTTCGTGCAGGGCCACGTCGACGCCACCGGCGAGATCGCCGCCATCGTCGACGAAGGCGAGTTCTGGCGGTTCACCTTCACATTTCCAGCTCACCTCGCGCCGCTCTTCATCCCCAAGGGGTCGATTGCCGTCGACGGCATCAGCCTGACGGTCGCGTCACTCGGCGAGGGTGTCTTCGACGTGCAGATCATCCCGCACACGTGGCAGCAGACGAACCTGCACGCGTCGCGCGTCGGGGACCGGGTGAACCTCGAATGCGACATGCTGGGCAAGTACGTCGTGCGCGTCGCGGAACTGATGTGGAAGGAGCAGGGCCCGGCCGCGCGCTGA
- a CDS encoding bifunctional 3,4-dihydroxy-2-butanone-4-phosphate synthase/GTP cyclohydrolase II has translation MTTKLRIAKGARKATSPFATVEDAIESFRRGEMLIVVDDEDRENEGDLTLAAEKTTPEAINFMAKHGRGLICLAMTGERLDELEVPLMVAQNSSRFETAFCVTIEAKARTSTGISAGDRATTVLAAIDPATKPSDLARPGHVFPLRAREGGVLVRAGQTEAAVDLARIAGMRPAGVICEIMNEDGTMARVPQLARFARKHGLLMITIAELIRYRMRTEGLVKRVAVARLPTEFGDFTVHGYESLIDGETHVALVCGEVGDGHDVMVRVHSKCLTGDVFHSMRCDCGPQLASAMQQIGAAGRGVLLYLNQEGRGIGLGNKIRAYALQDQGYDTVEANERLGFKPDQRDYGIGAQILRDLGVRSMRLLTNNPRKFVGLEGYGLSVASTVPLEIPASTHTRRYLKAKKDKLGHKLSSV, from the coding sequence ATGACCACGAAGCTGAGAATCGCCAAGGGCGCCAGGAAGGCGACATCGCCGTTTGCCACCGTCGAAGACGCGATCGAGTCGTTCCGCCGCGGCGAGATGCTCATCGTCGTCGACGATGAGGACCGTGAGAACGAGGGCGACCTCACGCTCGCCGCCGAGAAGACCACGCCCGAGGCGATCAACTTCATGGCGAAGCACGGCCGCGGCCTGATCTGCCTGGCGATGACCGGCGAGCGGCTCGACGAGCTCGAGGTGCCGCTGATGGTGGCGCAGAACAGCTCGCGATTCGAGACGGCCTTCTGCGTCACGATCGAAGCCAAGGCGCGAACGAGCACCGGCATCTCGGCTGGCGACCGGGCGACGACGGTGCTCGCCGCCATCGATCCCGCGACGAAGCCGTCCGATCTGGCGCGGCCGGGGCACGTCTTCCCGCTCCGCGCCCGCGAGGGTGGCGTGCTCGTCCGCGCGGGGCAGACCGAAGCGGCGGTCGACCTCGCCCGCATCGCCGGGATGCGGCCGGCCGGCGTCATCTGCGAGATCATGAACGAGGACGGCACCATGGCGCGCGTGCCGCAGCTCGCCCGCTTCGCCCGGAAGCACGGGCTGCTGATGATCACGATCGCCGAGCTGATCCGGTACCGCATGCGCACCGAGGGGCTCGTGAAGCGCGTCGCGGTGGCGAGACTGCCGACCGAGTTCGGCGACTTCACGGTGCACGGGTACGAGAGCCTGATTGACGGCGAGACCCACGTGGCGCTCGTGTGCGGCGAGGTCGGCGATGGCCACGACGTGATGGTGCGCGTGCACTCGAAGTGCCTGACGGGCGACGTGTTCCACTCGATGCGGTGCGACTGCGGGCCGCAGCTGGCCTCGGCCATGCAGCAGATCGGCGCGGCTGGCCGTGGCGTCCTGCTGTACCTGAACCAGGAGGGCCGGGGCATCGGGCTCGGCAACAAGATCCGGGCCTACGCGCTCCAGGACCAGGGCTACGACACCGTCGAGGCGAACGAACGGCTCGGCTTCAAGCCCGATCAGCGCGACTACGGCATCGGCGCGCAGATCCTGCGCGACCTCGGCGTACGGTCGATGCGGCTGCTCACCAACAACCCCCGGAAGTTCGTCGGGCTCGAGGGCTACGGCCTGTCCGTCGCTTCGACGGTGCCGCTCGAGATTCCCGCGTCGACGCACACCCGTCGGTACCTGAAGGCTAAGAAGGACAAACTCGGCCACAAGCTCTCGTCGGTCTGA
- the ffh gene encoding signal recognition particle protein: MFESLSTRLQDVFKSLRGEVRLDETTVEAALREIRMALLEADVNFKVVKAFVDRVRDRAVDQEVLRSLTPGQQVVRIVRDEMLALFGETVGGLPPASRSPRVILLLGLQGSGKTTTSGKLAVWLRKQGRHPLLVSTDVRRPAAIEQLAVVGRQAEAAVFDPAGDLDPVSRARGALADARTRGFDVVIVDSAGRLHIDDELMDELVAIKAAVEPVDLLYVADAMTGQDAIKSAGEFNRRVGVTGVVLTKMDGDARGGAALSVVSVVGVPIAFVGSGERLQDLEPFHPDRVVSRVLGMGDVLSLIEKAEQAIDHDQALKLEEKIRRDTFTLDDFRDQLRAIRRMGPLEHILGMLPGMNNLKQAAPDGIDEKQIVRVEAIINSMTPGERRNHQLVNGSRRKRIARGSGTSVEEINRLLKQFVQMKKMLKVVGGMAGLGGGGKKGKMRKRMAALRSMMQG; encoded by the coding sequence ATGTTCGAGTCGCTCAGTACGCGCCTGCAGGACGTCTTCAAGTCGCTTCGAGGCGAGGTCCGCCTCGACGAGACGACGGTCGAGGCAGCCCTGCGCGAAATCCGCATGGCGCTGCTCGAGGCCGACGTCAACTTCAAGGTCGTCAAGGCGTTCGTCGACCGCGTCCGCGATCGCGCCGTCGATCAGGAGGTCCTGCGCAGCCTGACGCCGGGCCAGCAGGTCGTGCGGATCGTCCGCGACGAGATGCTGGCGCTCTTCGGCGAGACCGTGGGGGGGCTGCCGCCGGCGTCCCGCTCGCCGCGCGTGATCCTCCTGCTCGGGCTCCAGGGGTCGGGCAAGACGACCACCAGCGGCAAGCTCGCGGTGTGGCTCAGGAAGCAGGGACGGCACCCGCTGCTCGTGTCGACCGACGTCCGACGCCCGGCCGCCATCGAGCAGCTCGCGGTCGTCGGCCGCCAGGCCGAGGCCGCGGTGTTCGACCCGGCCGGCGACCTCGACCCCGTGTCTCGTGCGCGCGGGGCGCTCGCCGATGCGCGCACGCGCGGGTTCGACGTCGTGATCGTCGACAGCGCCGGGCGGCTGCACATCGACGACGAGCTGATGGACGAGCTCGTCGCCATCAAGGCGGCCGTCGAGCCCGTCGACCTCCTGTACGTCGCCGACGCGATGACGGGCCAGGATGCGATCAAGAGCGCGGGTGAGTTCAACCGCCGGGTCGGCGTGACCGGCGTGGTCCTCACCAAGATGGACGGCGATGCCCGAGGCGGCGCGGCGCTCTCGGTGGTGTCGGTCGTCGGCGTGCCGATCGCCTTCGTGGGCAGCGGCGAGCGCCTGCAGGATCTCGAGCCGTTCCATCCCGACCGCGTGGTGTCGCGCGTGCTCGGCATGGGCGACGTGCTCTCGCTCATCGAGAAGGCCGAGCAGGCCATCGATCACGACCAGGCGCTGAAGCTCGAGGAGAAGATCCGCCGCGACACCTTCACGCTCGACGACTTCCGCGACCAGCTGCGGGCGATCCGCCGCATGGGGCCGCTCGAGCACATCCTCGGCATGCTGCCGGGCATGAACAACTTGAAGCAGGCGGCGCCGGACGGCATCGACGAGAAGCAGATCGTGCGCGTCGAGGCCATCATCAACTCGATGACGCCGGGCGAGCGCCGGAACCACCAGCTGGTGAACGGCAGCCGTCGCAAGCGCATCGCGCGCGGGTCGGGCACGAGCGTCGAGGAGATCAATCGTCTGCTCAAGCAGTTCGTGCAGATGAAGAAGATGCTGAAGGTGGTCGGCGGCATGGCGGGCCTGGGCGGCGGCGGCAAGAAGGGGAAGATGCGCAAGCGGATGGCCGCGCTGCGTTCGATGATGCAGGGGTAG
- the trmD gene encoding tRNA (guanosine(37)-N1)-methyltransferase TrmD: protein MRFDIVTIFPRMVRALLEDGLLARAAAAGTLVVEAHDLREFTTDRHRVVDDAAFGGGPGMVLKPEPVVRAVEAIVERHGAASAVIVPSPQGRRLTHDEAARLSRLDHLVVVCGRYEGIDERVHEVLATEEISIGDYVLTGGELPALVIVEAVARLVPGVVGDEQSVACDSFARGVLDWPHYTRPAEFRGRRVPDVLLSGHHAAIDRWRRREALRRTLARRPDLLAAATLDADERRILDELVKEREGSGS from the coding sequence GTGCGGTTCGACATCGTCACGATCTTTCCGCGGATGGTGCGGGCGCTGCTCGAGGACGGGCTGCTGGCCCGCGCCGCCGCCGCGGGCACGCTGGTCGTCGAGGCGCACGACCTGCGCGAGTTCACCACGGACCGCCACCGCGTCGTCGACGACGCGGCCTTCGGCGGCGGGCCGGGGATGGTGCTCAAGCCCGAGCCCGTCGTGCGGGCGGTCGAAGCGATCGTCGAGCGCCACGGGGCGGCCTCGGCGGTGATCGTGCCCTCGCCCCAGGGGCGGCGGCTGACGCACGACGAGGCCGCGCGCCTGAGCCGACTGGATCACCTGGTGGTCGTCTGCGGCCGCTACGAGGGCATCGACGAGCGCGTGCACGAGGTGCTTGCGACCGAGGAGATCTCGATCGGCGACTACGTGCTGACCGGCGGCGAGCTGCCGGCGCTGGTGATCGTCGAGGCGGTGGCGAGGCTCGTGCCGGGCGTGGTCGGCGACGAGCAGTCGGTGGCGTGCGATTCGTTCGCGCGCGGCGTGCTCGACTGGCCGCACTACACGCGTCCCGCCGAGTTCCGCGGGCGGCGCGTGCCGGACGTGCTGCTGTCGGGGCACCACGCGGCCATCGACCGGTGGCGCAGGCGAGAGGCGTTGCGGCGGACGTTGGCGCGGCGGCCCGACCTCCTGGCGGCGGCCACACTCGACGCCGATGAACGACGGATACTGGACGAGTTGGTGAAGGAACGAGAAGGGAGCGGATCATGA
- the rpsP gene encoding 30S ribosomal protein S16 — MLAIRMQRMGASKRPFYRVVVTQSTSGRDSSAVEILGHYDPRTTPETLRLDRERFEHWLKSGARPSATVRTIVARHKQELAAPAPQVEAAEQPAS; from the coding sequence ATGTTGGCAATCCGGATGCAGCGGATGGGCGCGTCGAAGCGACCGTTCTACCGCGTGGTGGTGACCCAGTCGACGTCGGGGCGCGACAGCAGTGCCGTCGAGATTCTCGGGCACTACGACCCGCGGACGACCCCCGAGACGCTGCGGCTCGACCGCGAGCGGTTCGAGCACTGGCTGAAGTCGGGCGCCCGGCCGAGTGCCACCGTGCGCACGATTGTCGCCCGCCACAAACAGGAGCTGGCGGCCCCGGCCCCGCAGGTCGAGGCGGCCGAGCAGCCGGCGTCGTGA
- a CDS encoding NAD(P)-dependent glycerol-3-phosphate dehydrogenase yields the protein MHRIAVLGAGSWGTALAIHLGHLGHHVTLWARDPSLVEDLRTRRANAVYLPDSMLPAAVLPTASLAEALDAVSLVVVAVPSHGLRSVVRAAAASLRGEAPVVSTTKGLEEGSLLRMSEVVAGECGPHHPVAVLSGPTFASEVARQLPTAVLVASADPDTSRFVQQEFRGPSFRLYASDDVVGVEIGAAMKNIIAIAAGVVESLGLGHNALSALITRGLTEMSRLALALGGRRETLAGLSGLGDLVLTCTGALSRNRRLGIELGRGRPLAEIVAGMKMVAEGVRTTHAALALGARMGVELPITAKMEEVLTTGKPPRVAVGELMDRPQRAEAEL from the coding sequence ATGCACCGAATCGCCGTGCTCGGCGCCGGGAGTTGGGGCACCGCCCTCGCGATTCACCTCGGCCACCTCGGCCACCATGTCACCCTGTGGGCCCGCGATCCGAGCCTCGTCGAGGACTTGCGCACCCGGCGCGCCAACGCGGTGTACCTGCCCGACAGCATGCTGCCAGCGGCCGTGCTGCCCACGGCCTCGCTGGCCGAGGCCCTCGACGCCGTCTCGCTCGTCGTCGTCGCGGTCCCGTCGCACGGGCTGAGGAGCGTCGTTCGTGCGGCCGCCGCCTCGTTGCGTGGCGAGGCGCCGGTCGTCAGCACGACCAAGGGCCTCGAGGAGGGTTCCCTGCTGCGCATGTCGGAGGTCGTCGCCGGGGAGTGCGGTCCCCACCATCCGGTGGCCGTGCTGTCGGGACCGACGTTCGCCTCGGAGGTCGCGCGCCAGCTTCCGACGGCCGTGCTCGTGGCGTCGGCCGACCCGGACACGAGCCGGTTCGTCCAGCAGGAGTTTCGCGGCCCCTCGTTCAGGCTCTACGCGAGCGACGACGTGGTGGGCGTGGAGATTGGCGCGGCGATGAAGAACATCATCGCAATCGCGGCAGGCGTCGTCGAGTCGCTTGGCCTCGGTCACAACGCGCTCTCGGCGCTCATCACGCGAGGCCTGACGGAGATGTCCCGACTGGCCCTCGCGCTCGGCGGGAGGCGCGAGACGCTGGCCGGTCTGAGCGGGCTCGGCGACCTCGTGCTCACCTGCACCGGCGCGCTCAGCCGCAACCGTCGACTCGGGATCGAGCTCGGACGGGGACGGCCGCTCGCCGAGATCGTGGCCGGCATGAAGATGGTCGCCGAGGGCGTGCGGACGACGCATGCCGCCCTGGCGCTGGGCGCGCGCATGGGCGTCGAGCTGCCCATCACGGCCAAGATGGAAGAGGTCCTGACGACCGGCAAACCGCCCCGCGTGGCGGTCGGCGAGCTGATGGACCGGCCGCAACGGGCCGAAGCCGAGCTCTGA